In one Bactrocera tryoni isolate S06 chromosome 5, CSIRO_BtryS06_freeze2, whole genome shotgun sequence genomic region, the following are encoded:
- the LOC120777366 gene encoding growth arrest and DNA damage-inducible proteins-interacting protein 1 — protein MLPITLLHKGEMLSISIRSWRQCTINLYRTLSTNTNEYQGENDTKSKRVNRSMLLTQHRNILFDIMPYNEPSSWIHLTEKYKKKLFGRYGLSSEVDPSVCFNGKGLHENNEKHVLEQMLLNQRNIRVKENQAIKSREAEIAAKLEKLEQWKLEMRNKIAKKEADALAAKQQKQRLIEEVRRHFGFNVDPRDERFKEMLEQKEREEKKKQKEAKRKAKEDKMMARIVGNNSNS, from the coding sequence atgTTGCCAATAACTTTGTTACATAAAGGAGAAATGTTATCTATTAGTATTCGGTCTTGGAGGCAGTGCACCATAAATTTATACCGTACACTTTCTACGAATACAAATGAATATCAGGGTGAAAATGATACTAAGAGTAAAAGAGTTAACCGGTCAATGCTTTTAACCCAACATAGAAATATCTTATTTGATATTATGCCATACAATGAACCCAGTTCTTGGATTCATTTGACggaaaagtataaaaagaaattatttggaCGGTATGGCTTATCATCAGAAGTTGATCCTTCTGTTTGTTTTAATGGAAAAGGCCTGcatgaaaacaatgaaaaacaTGTGTTGGAGCAGATGCTATTAAATCAAAGAAATATTAGAGTGAAGGAAAATCAAGCCATAAAGAGCCGAGAAGCGGAAATCGCTGCAAAGTTAGAAAAATTAGAACAGTGGAAGTTGGAGATGAgaaataaaattgctaaaaaggAAGCAGATGCATTGGCAGCGaagcagcaaaaacaaagaCTGATCGAGGAAGTTCGAAGACATTTTGGTTTTAATGTAGACCCTCGGGACGAAAGATTTAAAGAAATGCTGGAACAAAAAGAGCGAgaggaaaagaagaaacaaaaggAAGCTAAGCGGAAGGCTAAAGAAGATAAAATGATGGCGAGAATTGTAGGAAATAATTCGAATTCATAA
- the LOC120778781 gene encoding ER membrane protein complex subunit 10: MEIFKRLYFLLVLFLNYKYSLGYLEYDNWVNIELSHAIDPKSPNSFTYRGNVTIASLDIGLAKSNQEALTGIQIQNLQSLARMDKLYRLKAEVSYADGKKQEFLSSTKACNLVMSNLNDILWISIDPNGYINAATVLTSRSDICFCENISVSGLEDFNTDVLIRHTETAPVPDTTSFIQKLEREREARERGDVRDNRGFFSKYWMYIVPVVLLVFISGATNQDNSK, encoded by the exons ATGGAGATCTTTAAGCGTTTATATTTCCTTTTAGTgctttttttaaactataaatatagtttg GGTTATTTGGAGTATGATAATTGGGTAAACATTGAATTAAGTCATGCGATTGACCCTAAAAGTCCCAACAGTTTTACTTATCGAGGAAATGTTACAATCGCAAGTCTGGATATTGGACTGGCGAAATCGAACCAGGAGGCTCTAACTGGTATTCAAATACAAAATCTTCAG tctTTGGCAAGAATGGATAAGTTGTACAGGTTGAAAGCAGAGGTGTCCTATGCCGACGGAAAAAAGCAAGAATTTTTAAGCTCAACCAAAGCGTGCAATCTTGTTATGTCCAACCTAAACGATATTCTGTGGATTTCAATAGATCCCAATGGATATATAAATGCTGCAACGGTTTTGACATCCAGATCTGATATTTG cttttgtgAGAATATATCTGTATCTGGCTTGGAAGACTTTAATACGGATGTTCTTATTCGACACACCGAAACGGCACCTGTTCCAGATACTACGagctttattcaaaaattagaaAGAGAAAGAGAAGCAAGAGAACGTGGGGATGTTCGAGATAACCGcggatttttctcaaaatat TGGATGTATATTGTACCTGTTGTTCTGCTGGTATTTATATCTGGTGCGACTAATCAAGATAATTCCAAATAA